The genomic stretch CCGCGCCCAGCAGGGCGAGGGCGCGGGTGGCGACCGGGCCGGCGAGCACCCGGGTCAGGTCCAGCACGCGCAGCCCGGCGGCGGGCAGCAGGGGAGCGGTGGCCGGGTCCAGTGGCGCAAGCACGCGCGTGGGTGCCGTGGTCGGCCGCTCGCGCTCGATCAGCGGCCGTGCGGCCACCTCGGCGGCCTGTTCGTGCGCCTGCCACTGTGCGGGGGTGCGCAGGGCCGCCGCGAGGCCGCCGGCGCCGTAGACGGACTCCTCGACCTCCCCCGCGGGGCGCTCGGCGAGCCGGGCGGCCACCGTGTCCGCCGTGGCGTCCGCCGGCAGGTCCAGCGCGCCGAGCAACCGGGCCCGGTGGTGCGGGTAGTTGGCGTGGGTGCGGACCCAGCCGTCGGCGGTCCGCCAGAACCGCGACATCGGCGCGAAGGCGACCGGCGCCCGTCCGTCGACCAGCAGCTGCCGTTCGCTGAGGAAGGCGGCCGCCACGGCGCCGTCGTCGACCCGCGCTTCGGGCACCTCGGCGAGTCCGGCCCGGCGGGCCGCCAGCTCCGTGGCGGCCAGCGCGCACGCGCCGACGCACGCGCGCGCCAGCTCCCGCACGGGAAGCCGGGCGGGAAGAGCGCCGGGGCGCTCGACCGTCGTCACCCGGGAGACGAGGGCGGGATCGCCGCCCAGTGCAGTCCATGCCGACTCGATGTCTATTGCCATGACTACACTATGCAGTATTGATTGATCAATGTTGATTCAATCAATACTGCATAGTGCACCGCAGTGTACGTGGTGGAGTGGACCGGGCAGGCCCTACTTGGTCACCGCGGCCAGCGCGTCGACCACACCGAAGCCGTAGAAGCCGTTGACGCGCTCGCCGCCGACGCAGGTCGCGTCCACAACCCCGTCCCCGTCGCCGTCATAGGGGCCGCTCGGGCAGCCCGGGTTGTCCGCCTCGGCCTTCAGCAGTGCCTGCAACTGGGCCGGAGTGGCGTGCGGATGCGCCGACTTCAGCAGCGCGGCGACCGCGGCCACGTGCGGGGAGGCCATCGAGGTGCCCTGGAGGAAGCCGTACTGGCCGTTCGGCAGCGTCGACAGGATGCGGCCGTTCTTCGACGGGGTGTCCGGGATCTGGTACTTGTCGCCGCCCGGAGCCGCCACGTCGATCACGCCCAGGCCGTAGCTGGAGTAGTACGACTTGGCGCCCTTCACGCCCACCGCGCTCACGGTCACCACGCCGGGCAGCTGGGTCGGCACATCGAAGCACTCGTGCGGATCGACCGTGCGGGTCGTGGCGGTCGAGTCGTCGGGGCTGGAGCTGTCCGTGATCGCGTCCGCGGCCAGGTCGTGGTTGGAGTTGCCGGCCGAGGCCACATTGAGCGTGCCCTTGCGCTGTGCATACAGCTGTGCTCTGTTGACCGCATCAACGATGGCGCGTTGATCGGGGTCGTCCATGCAGTTGTACATCCATGGATCAACGTAGTAGCTGTTGTTGGTTATTTGGATACCGTGGTCGGCGGCGAACACGAAGGCGCAGACCACACTCTCCGGATAGAACAGCGATCTCGCGTCCGGCTGGGCCACCGTGATGCTCGCGACTTTCACGCCGGGTGCCACACCGGCCACGCCTATGCCGTTGCGGGCCGCGGCTATCTCACCGGCCACATGGGTGCCGTGGTAGTGGCCGGCGTCCACCGGGCGCCAGGCGCCGTACGTCGTGTCCGCCTTGCCGCTCACGCAGTTCGCCGACTGGGCGGCGGAGAAGTTCGGGGCGATGTCCGGGTGGGTGTCGTCGACGCCGGTGTCGATGACGCCGACGGTCACGTCTCTGCTGCCCGGGTTGATCCGCGCGGCCTGGTCGGCGCCGATCGCTCGCAGGTCCCACTGGTCCGCCTCGTACGGCTCCTCGCCCGGCGTCGCGTTGGCGGCGAGCTTCGCGGCCTGCGCCTTCGACAGGACCTGCACCGCGCCCTCGTCGGTCGTCCCCGCGGCGCTCAGCGGCGCGGTGCGCGTGGCGCCCGCCGAGTCCACCCCGCTCACCGCGCGCATCCGCGCGGCGAAGTCCGGGTTCGCGGAGTGGGCGACGATGACGCCGATCGTGTCGTAACTGGCCACGACGGAACCGCCGTTGCGGAGGATCTCGCGCTGCACGGACTCGATCGTGCGGTGATCCGTACGGGTGTTGACCACGTATGCGAGGTGTGGTCCGTCGTCGGTCGTCCGCACCGCCGGGGCCGCGGCGGGGGCCGCCGAGGCCGCCGCCGGCAGGAAACCGAGCGAGGCGGTCAGTGACAGGACGACGGGCACGGTGAGCGCGAGCCGGCGTCTGGAGCGCAGATGGGCCATGGGATCTCCACTTCATCCGGATACGAAACAGCCCGAGACACGGTGACGTTCGGGCAGGTACATGACGAGTGGTGCAGGCAGAAGCTATCCCCACGGCTCGTCGGACAGCAATGTCTTGGCAATGGCTTGCTCAGACCGCTTGCGAAAGAACTCATAGGACTTGAACCGGTCCTCGCGTGGCGCCGTGGACCTTGGGCAGGGAGCCCGAGCACGATCGATCCCCCCGTTCGTCATTGCATCCGCAACGCGAGGAGACTCCGTGGCCACCGAGACACCGCCCCCCGCCACACCGGGGACCACCCATCCCTCCACCGAGGAGTTCGCCGAGGTGCAGCAGAGCGCGGAGTTCGGCGAACTGCGCCGCGCCCACCGCTCCTTCGCCTTTCCGCTGACCATCGCCTTCATCTCCTGGTACCTGCTCTACGTGCTGCTCTCCAACTACGCGGACGGCTTCATGGGCACAAAGGTCGCCGGCAACATCAATGTCGCCTTCGTCCTGGGTCTCGCCCAGTTCCTCACCACATTCCTCATCGCCTGGTGGTACGCCCGGCACGCCGCCGCCAAGCTCGATCCCCAGGCCGAGGCCATCAAGTCCCGGATGGAGGGCGGCGCATGAGCCCGGCACCGCACACATTGCTGGCCGCCGGCGAGGCGACCCAGCACCGGCCGCTGATCATCACCCTGTTCGCGGTGTTCGTCGCCGCGACCCTCGTCATCACCGTCTGGGCGGGCCGCCAGACCAAGGACGCCGCCGACTTCTACGCCGGCGGACGGCAGTTCACCGGATTCCAGAACGGCCTCGCCGTCTCCGGCGACTACATGTCCGCCGCCTCCTTCCTCGGCATCGCCGGCGCCATCGCCCTCTTCGGCTACGACGGCTTCCTGTACTCCATCGGCTTCCTCGTCGCCTGGCTCGTCGCCCTGCTCCTGGTGGCCGAGCCGCTGCGCAACTCCGGCCGCTACACCATGGGCGACGTACTGGCGTACCGGATGCGCCAGCGCCCCGTCCGCACGGCGGCGGGCACGTCCACCATCGTGGTCTCGATCTTCTACCTGCTCGCGCAGATGGCCGGCGCCGGTGTCCTCGTCTCGCTCCTGCTCGGCATCACCAGCGACGCCGGCAAGATCGGCATCGTCGCCCTGGTCGGCGTCCTGATGATCGTGTACGTCACCATCGGCGGCATGAAGGGCACCACCTGGGTCCAGATGGTCAAGGCGGTGCTGCTGATCCTGGGCGCCCTGCTGCTGACCTTCCT from Streptomyces roseochromogenus subsp. oscitans DS 12.976 encodes the following:
- a CDS encoding CoA transferase, which encodes MAIDIESAWTALGGDPALVSRVTTVERPGALPARLPVRELARACVGACALAATELAARRAGLAEVPEARVDDGAVAAAFLSERQLLVDGRAPVAFAPMSRFWRTADGWVRTHANYPHHRARLLGALDLPADATADTVAARLAERPAGEVEESVYGAGGLAAALRTPAQWQAHEQAAEVAARPLIERERPTTAPTRVLAPLDPATAPLLPAAGLRVLDLTRVLAGPVATRALALLGADVLRVDAPWLPELPDLHADTGFGKRSATLDLGAGPGTFEELLASADVVVTGYRPSALDRFGLSPKALFARRPGLVVAQVSAWGAYGPWGARRGFDSLVQVATGIAATEGSAEQPGALPAQALDHGTGYLLAAAVLRALTEQSYDGGGRFVRLALARTAHWLTDGIRPAPAPGAPY
- a CDS encoding S8 family peptidase, which translates into the protein MAHLRSRRRLALTVPVVLSLTASLGFLPAAASAAPAAAPAVRTTDDGPHLAYVVNTRTDHRTIESVQREILRNGGSVVASYDTIGVIVAHSANPDFAARMRAVSGVDSAGATRTAPLSAAGTTDEGAVQVLSKAQAAKLAANATPGEEPYEADQWDLRAIGADQAARINPGSRDVTVGVIDTGVDDTHPDIAPNFSAAQSANCVSGKADTTYGAWRPVDAGHYHGTHVAGEIAAARNGIGVAGVAPGVKVASITVAQPDARSLFYPESVVCAFVFAADHGIQITNNSYYVDPWMYNCMDDPDQRAIVDAVNRAQLYAQRKGTLNVASAGNSNHDLAADAITDSSSPDDSTATTRTVDPHECFDVPTQLPGVVTVSAVGVKGAKSYYSSYGLGVIDVAAPGGDKYQIPDTPSKNGRILSTLPNGQYGFLQGTSMASPHVAAVAALLKSAHPHATPAQLQALLKAEADNPGCPSGPYDGDGDGVVDATCVGGERVNGFYGFGVVDALAAVTK
- a CDS encoding DUF485 domain-containing protein, whose product is MATETPPPATPGTTHPSTEEFAEVQQSAEFGELRRAHRSFAFPLTIAFISWYLLYVLLSNYADGFMGTKVAGNINVAFVLGLAQFLTTFLIAWWYARHAAAKLDPQAEAIKSRMEGGA